The proteins below are encoded in one region of Vibrio sp. ED004:
- a CDS encoding dienelactone hydrolase family protein encodes MNKSTESQSDPTRSIPQEAFDWYDEYAHGLIDRREFMARLSGLAVLGLTMTTLTSALIPNYAKAEQVSFNDPSIKATYEKFPSPKGHGEGYGYLVVPKELEGNAPVVLVIHENRGLNPYVKDVARRLAAAGFIAFAPDALYSLGGYPGNDDEGRAMQKSLSREKIEEDFIAAANFLKSHDKSNGKLGAVGFCFGGYIVNMLAAVMPEQLDAGVPFYGTPAAPDLRKNVKGPLLIQFAGIDKRVNATWPDYEAELKENGADYTAYIYDGVNHGFHNDSTGRYAEEEAELAWARTLEFFNQKLS; translated from the coding sequence ATGAATAAAAGTACAGAATCTCAATCAGATCCAACTCGATCTATCCCCCAAGAAGCATTTGATTGGTACGACGAATATGCACACGGTCTGATTGATCGCCGAGAGTTTATGGCTCGCCTATCCGGGTTGGCTGTACTTGGATTAACCATGACAACATTAACGTCTGCATTGATTCCTAATTATGCGAAGGCAGAGCAAGTCTCTTTCAATGATCCTTCCATCAAAGCAACCTACGAGAAGTTTCCTTCGCCTAAAGGACACGGAGAAGGCTATGGCTACTTGGTGGTACCCAAAGAGCTAGAGGGTAATGCGCCTGTTGTATTGGTCATTCATGAAAATAGAGGCTTAAATCCATACGTAAAGGATGTGGCGAGACGACTCGCGGCCGCTGGGTTTATTGCGTTTGCACCTGATGCACTCTATTCGCTTGGCGGTTACCCAGGCAATGATGATGAAGGTCGAGCAATGCAAAAATCATTATCCAGAGAGAAAATCGAAGAAGACTTTATCGCCGCTGCGAACTTCTTGAAGTCTCATGACAAAAGTAACGGAAAACTAGGCGCTGTAGGATTTTGCTTCGGTGGCTATATCGTGAATATGTTGGCGGCGGTAATGCCAGAGCAACTGGATGCGGGCGTTCCATTTTACGGCACTCCTGCCGCTCCTGATTTAAGAAAGAACGTTAAAGGGCCATTACTGATCCAATTCGCTGGAATCGATAAACGTGTGAATGCAACTTGGCCAGACTATGAAGCCGAACTCAAAGAGAATGGAGCAGACTATACCGCTTACATCTATGACGGTGTGAATCATGGCTTCCATAACGATTCAACTGGTCGATATGCTGAAGAAGAAGCTGAGTTAGCATGGGCACGCACGCTTGAGTTCTTTAACCAAAAGCTTTCTTGA